The Pseudanabaena galeata CCNP1313 genome includes a region encoding these proteins:
- a CDS encoding DUF7219 family protein, with product MSTNIQCLFPQSRYYGKFTPENLVFNANLQEFSHRVSIICSLETGGKISSQEAYSQVAGLWQQLEKSKQNLFT from the coding sequence ATGTCTACAAACATCCAATGTCTGTTTCCACAGTCTCGTTATTACGGTAAATTTACGCCAGAGAACTTAGTGTTCAATGCTAATTTGCAAGAGTTTTCCCATCGTGTCAGTATCATTTGCAGTCTCGAAACGGGCGGTAAAATCTCATCACAGGAAGCCTACTCACAAGTCGCAGGGCTATGGCAGCAGCTAGAAAAATCGAAACAGAATCTCTTCACATGA
- a CDS encoding argininosuccinate synthase, which translates to MGRAKKVVLAYSGGVDTSVCIPYLKQEWGVEEVITLAADLGQGDELDPIKQKALDSGASVSLVRDVTKEFVTDYAFPAIKANALYENRYPLTTALARPLIAKILVEAAEEYGADAVAHGCTGKGNDQVRFDVSIAALNPDIKVLAPAREWGMSREETIAYGEKFGIASPVKKSSPFSIDRNLLGRSIEAGPLENAWNEPPEEIYAMTKAIADTPDEPTYTEIGFEKGLPVSIDGKALEPVELITALNAIAGNNGYGRIDMVENRLVGIKSREIYEAPAMLVLIHAHRDLESLALPSDLAQYKRGIEDTYGKMIYNGLWYSPLKTALDAFIDSSQERVCGTVRVKFHKGSAIIVGRQSVNSLYDEDLATYTSADQFDHKAAEGFIYVWGMPIRVWAQKNR; encoded by the coding sequence ATGGGTCGGGCGAAAAAAGTCGTACTTGCGTATTCGGGCGGCGTTGATACATCTGTTTGCATTCCTTATCTCAAGCAAGAATGGGGTGTTGAAGAAGTCATTACCCTTGCAGCAGACCTAGGACAAGGCGATGAGTTAGATCCCATCAAGCAAAAAGCTCTTGATTCAGGAGCATCGGTCTCTCTGGTCAGAGATGTAACTAAAGAATTTGTCACAGACTATGCGTTCCCAGCGATTAAAGCTAATGCGCTTTATGAAAATCGTTATCCTCTAACTACGGCTCTAGCGCGTCCTCTGATTGCCAAGATTTTGGTAGAAGCAGCCGAAGAATATGGTGCTGATGCTGTAGCCCACGGATGTACGGGTAAAGGCAATGACCAAGTAAGGTTTGATGTATCGATCGCGGCACTTAATCCTGATATTAAAGTGCTTGCTCCTGCCCGTGAATGGGGCATGAGCCGTGAAGAAACGATCGCCTATGGTGAAAAATTCGGGATTGCTTCACCAGTCAAGAAATCTTCGCCCTTCAGCATTGATCGCAACTTGCTCGGTCGTAGTATCGAAGCAGGGCCTCTCGAAAATGCGTGGAATGAGCCACCTGAAGAAATTTATGCGATGACCAAGGCGATCGCTGATACCCCTGACGAGCCTACTTATACTGAAATTGGTTTCGAGAAAGGGCTTCCTGTGTCCATTGATGGCAAGGCGCTTGAGCCTGTGGAATTGATTACTGCACTTAATGCGATCGCGGGTAACAATGGCTATGGGCGCATTGACATGGTTGAAAACCGCCTAGTGGGGATCAAGTCTCGTGAAATCTACGAAGCTCCCGCGATGTTGGTTTTGATCCATGCTCACCGCGATCTTGAAAGCCTCGCTTTACCATCTGACCTCGCTCAATACAAGCGCGGCATCGAAGATACCTACGGCAAGATGATTTATAACGGGCTTTGGTATAGTCCTCTCAAGACTGCCCTTGATGCTTTCATTGACAGCAGCCAAGAGCGTGTATGTGGAACCGTCCGCGTCAAGTTCCATAAGGGTAGCGCGATCATTGTTGGTCGTCAGTCGGTGAACTCCCTCTATGACGAAGACTTGGCAACTTACACCAGTGCTGACCAGTTCGATCATAAAGCGGCTGAAGGCTTTATTTATGTCTGGGGTATGCCAATTCGTGTATGGGCGCAGAAAAATAGATAG
- a CDS encoding PH domain-containing protein yields the protein MTKVPLPDERILFKGHPAVIGSVTRLLVSIFTLGIGTIWYWLQSINTQYLITSQRIVIERGVFSKDIETLEIYQVDDIQLEKPLNQRIMGTGNMLLLTRDISAPKILLERLPIDVRELYEQMRPCIQQARFRFHIRDEENPREIF from the coding sequence ATGACAAAAGTACCTTTACCCGATGAGCGCATTCTCTTTAAAGGTCATCCTGCGGTTATTGGGAGTGTGACAAGATTGCTGGTTTCGATTTTTACTTTAGGTATTGGTACGATCTGGTATTGGTTGCAGTCGATCAATACGCAGTATTTGATTACATCTCAACGAATTGTTATAGAAAGGGGCGTTTTCTCAAAAGATATTGAAACTCTAGAAATTTACCAAGTTGATGATATTCAGTTAGAAAAGCCTCTAAATCAGCGCATCATGGGTACTGGTAATATGCTGTTACTTACCCGTGACATTTCTGCTCCTAAAATATTGCTAGAACGCTTGCCAATTGATGTAAGGGAGCTATACGAGCAGATGCGTCCATGTATTCAGCAAGCAAGATTTCGTTTTCATATCCGTGATGAAGAAAACCCTAGAGAAATTTTTTAA
- a CDS encoding LON peptidase substrate-binding domain-containing protein, producing MTSSSISVRELPLFPLPELVLFPGQSLPLHIFEYRYRMMINTVLESDRMFGVLMWDSETGKPANIGCVAQIVQYHRLPDDRFKLLTMGQQRFRVLEYVRETPYRVGLVEWIEDEPSNDAPFLLATEVRELLNDVIRLSQKLTDQEIELPKIPRGPIELSYWVASNFQGASLEQQSLLETLDTAARLRREAEILSSTRSQLAARTVLKDTFK from the coding sequence ATGACTTCATCATCGATTTCAGTTCGTGAATTGCCGCTGTTCCCTTTACCTGAGTTGGTACTATTTCCGGGACAGTCTCTACCGCTTCATATTTTTGAGTATCGCTATCGCATGATGATCAATACGGTGCTGGAAAGCGATCGCATGTTTGGCGTATTAATGTGGGACTCGGAGACGGGCAAACCTGCAAATATTGGCTGTGTCGCTCAAATCGTGCAGTATCATCGCTTGCCCGATGATCGCTTCAAGCTATTGACCATGGGACAACAGCGCTTTCGAGTATTGGAATATGTGCGCGAAACTCCTTATCGGGTGGGATTAGTGGAATGGATTGAGGATGAGCCTAGTAACGATGCACCATTTTTATTAGCGACAGAAGTACGTGAGTTGCTGAATGATGTGATCCGTCTATCGCAAAAGCTTACTGATCAAGAAATAGAGTTACCGAAGATTCCCCGTGGTCCGATCGAGTTGTCCTATTGGGTCGCTAGCAATTTTCAGGGCGCAAGTCTAGAGCAGCAGTCATTGCTGGAAACTCTGGATACGGCTGCAAGGTTGCGACGTGAGGCAGAGATTTTATCTTCCACTAGAAGTCAATTAGCGGCGCGGACAGTTTTGAAGGATACTTTTAAGTGA
- the ald gene encoding alanine dehydrogenase, whose translation MKIGVPSEIKDREFRVGMTPAGVATLTARSHQVFVETNAGLGSGFSDQEYIQAGAKIVATPQEVYAQEMVIKVKEPLPSEYALLHKELILFTYLHLAADRLLTEALIKSGATCIAYETVQLDNGQLPLLVPMSIIAGRLSVQFGAHYLTKQQGGSGVLLGGIPGVKSGHVVVLGGGVVGTEAARMAIGLGARVTILDVNLNRLGELEALFGSRVQLLYSNASNIAESVISADLVIGAVLITGKRAPTLVKRELVQKMRSHSVIVDVAVDQGGCIETGRTTSHTSPVYEEEGVLHYGVPNMPGAVPWTATQALVNATLPYTCALADFGLEALKRDRTLAKGVNVQNGQIVYGAVAEAFPDLPKA comes from the coding sequence GTGAAGATCGGCGTACCGAGCGAAATCAAAGATCGTGAGTTTCGAGTGGGAATGACACCTGCGGGGGTAGCAACATTAACGGCGCGATCGCATCAAGTTTTCGTAGAAACAAATGCTGGGCTTGGCTCTGGTTTTAGCGATCAGGAATATATCCAAGCAGGGGCAAAGATTGTCGCAACACCACAGGAAGTTTACGCCCAAGAAATGGTGATCAAGGTCAAGGAGCCTTTGCCCAGTGAATATGCATTACTTCACAAAGAATTAATTCTGTTTACTTATCTGCATCTTGCCGCCGATCGCCTATTAACAGAAGCATTAATCAAGTCGGGTGCAACCTGTATCGCCTACGAAACAGTGCAATTAGATAATGGTCAATTGCCTTTATTAGTGCCGATGAGCATCATTGCAGGAAGACTATCAGTGCAGTTTGGGGCGCATTATCTGACCAAGCAGCAGGGTGGTAGTGGTGTGTTACTGGGCGGTATTCCGGGGGTAAAATCTGGACATGTGGTGGTATTAGGTGGTGGTGTAGTTGGTACTGAAGCCGCAAGAATGGCGATCGGTTTGGGGGCAAGGGTAACGATTTTAGATGTTAATCTCAATCGTCTTGGTGAATTGGAAGCTCTCTTTGGTTCACGGGTGCAGTTGTTGTATAGCAATGCTAGTAATATCGCCGAGTCAGTAATTTCGGCAGATCTCGTCATCGGCGCAGTGTTAATCACTGGCAAACGCGCACCGACCTTAGTAAAACGTGAACTTGTCCAAAAAATGCGATCGCATTCTGTAATTGTCGATGTGGCGGTCGATCAAGGTGGTTGTATTGAAACGGGAAGAACTACTTCCCATACATCTCCTGTCTATGAAGAAGAAGGAGTTTTGCATTATGGTGTGCCGAATATGCCAGGGGCTGTACCTTGGACTGCGACGCAAGCTTTGGTTAATGCCACGCTTCCATATACTTGCGCCTTAGCGGATTTTGGTTTGGAGGCCCTTAAACGCGATCGCACTTTGGCAAAAGGTGTCAATGTTCAGAATGGTCAAATTGTTTATGGGGCGGTTGCTGAGGCTTTTCCAGATCTGCCAAAAGCCTAG
- a CDS encoding energy-coupling factor transporter transmembrane component T family protein translates to MKLQTVKYDSLFTRLDFRSKLVVMLSVTILAFLWESPISGGVLMLSVIAACVLAGVRLNYLGTILKVMIPFYIFLILSMGFFNVEQVKLLTHKTELTTLLSLPQTWWIVGGAKMSLEGTLYGLNIVFKTLTMILVIPLAIFTTDVNQMTVGMVRAKIPYKVVFIFSSTLRFVPLLLEEVQSIIESQRLRGLNFEKMGWLKKAQVYAKVAVPLILNSLSKSQKLEIVLQSKAFSGSSNRTYLHQSALTTPDYLLMTGSILLFVTAIALYFGFGIGKFAWLLYT, encoded by the coding sequence ATGAAATTACAAACTGTTAAATATGACTCTTTATTTACCCGCTTAGACTTTCGCTCTAAGTTGGTGGTGATGCTCTCAGTTACCATTCTTGCCTTTCTTTGGGAAAGCCCGATCTCAGGGGGGGTGTTGATGCTGAGCGTGATTGCGGCTTGTGTTCTGGCTGGAGTCAGACTCAACTATTTAGGAACTATTCTCAAAGTGATGATTCCTTTTTATATTTTTCTGATTTTGAGTATGGGATTTTTTAATGTAGAACAAGTTAAATTACTGACTCATAAAACGGAACTCACAACTCTGTTGAGCTTGCCCCAAACATGGTGGATAGTTGGCGGTGCAAAGATGAGTTTAGAGGGAACGCTTTACGGATTAAATATTGTTTTTAAAACGTTGACGATGATTTTGGTAATTCCATTAGCAATTTTTACGACAGATGTTAATCAGATGACAGTGGGCATGGTACGCGCCAAAATCCCTTATAAAGTGGTGTTTATCTTTTCATCGACTCTGCGATTTGTGCCACTTTTACTAGAGGAAGTCCAATCGATCATTGAGTCACAGCGCTTACGTGGTCTAAATTTCGAGAAAATGGGCTGGCTAAAAAAAGCGCAAGTTTATGCCAAAGTTGCCGTACCTTTGATCTTAAATTCCCTCTCAAAGTCGCAAAAGTTAGAAATTGTCTTGCAGTCAAAAGCTTTTTCAGGTAGTTCCAATCGTACCTATCTGCATCAGTCCGCTTTAACAACTCCTGATTACCTATTGATGACTGGTTCTATTTTATTATTTGTAACGGCGATCGCTTTATATTTTGGCTTCGGTATTGGCAAATTTGCATGGTTGCTTTACACCTAA